Proteins encoded by one window of Drosophila melanogaster chromosome X:
- the X11Lbeta gene encoding X11Lbeta, isoform E has product MVSTTLTTLAAGQTTSSSNHHHHHHHSHQQQQQQQQQDQSQQQPHQQLPYQQRGYYALNGSLELDCDTSNTNSSSSSNNIGYQQHQQQQQQQQQPPLILSQALLSPSPPLNDQISLLFPKCRPKQQQQQQQQQQQQQQQQQQQLQPAQQHQQHVHPTDVNSSCNSNRSSSPTTAGAVGEPLASVSVSPPPPKATPTSSTPSYYKSVNIITQSPPPHSASSHSSESLSSVTPRISTNPFLCAPLTPPTPPHHHHHHHHQQQHQQKQQQPKQQHQTQQQEQQEEDTTGESVVEHSRSGAAGEVLEYPASFYYHTVGDSRRGPGSYTEMPRKRSSALPASNRQQQLHNGNGSQNPFIKENYWEAPPTRASLLLHSPTEYSEEPQQQQQIQQQQQQQQQQQQQQQQQQQQHLHASARRAYHQQREQVYGINQRPQQQQQQNILRVGRSPVNRSFPQQHQQQQQQQQQQQQQQQQQQQPHQQIPTARSNPCADGLTPLASHYLYGSKSSLDQHPGDWEPREQRKLRLREEREREREREREREREREREHLLLEQQQQLQLQEVQVARDNHLSHLAGQQQQQQQRKRHVYGEERERERDRERDMDRDHRLVNGNADPNESWQHLRVTTETLAEEGGKHGKPADKAQHQMHNTNQSQNSDVNVYREHQLDAWKLERSYTLAVESRHGIIEYEGSPRRIGVTTTSNLGATGAAAASAAADESEPPAAAEGAAAATATSQPQQQVPMATVPPLSSTATSLQKTAARAALAALAQSHPHSSHNILSTLLPHSPNPVNPGQMHAAQQSIQNYPVRPGFPQRIISPPSRDPRSSSPPLQQQQYQQQQQQQLQHQQQHFASLMSSHSNNNSNTNKQPLSSDNNAEDTSNDVSEIGTISDLTTPEAVGLSIGIAAGEMASRASTPPQTAQAPPTAVAGSTANGTGSGNGTATGNATAAGSGLGPLSLHTKSSTFDYLYEFSETRKVLEEFFKCPSTDEQPIMENGSDVDSIYEFHSNFERDEEDLAEEEEAEDDEEVDDDADEENDEAEDEDEPLEQDRDQNYRAQAPPQSGHIDSERLVYSGYGQQPQLQAQLTAQPMSGARRHYSGSPLMRDFDFFLDSTSRSSGERDADQDGLNHNQLLSTSSGHGGGVGVSGGLGVGPGGGHNYRYSPETTDYDSNCGDLDSLSGEMNGGVSTSCSNYAKFYASAMPVLEDGLSSGHTSDTENNNNNQKNLQQSTVNQGGQCPTSLSGSTSIGGSGGISMLMDMKRISTNHSLNSMNNQTTTASTTTDSNGGVGGVGHHLVATLVASPNNEQAKSQCQTQLQSHPPKTLSLDQSPSNHSKVFKNIDPELDSLYSIGVFHRPDTVQMTPPPPAPAPHRKPNNNGCSSGVVNTNGSLAGGSNDVDLLQPSSKHTPLAAAISSTLQRSSPTSTITGNGIGNGSGKTRSAGSNCSSSANGGMPPPIPERTNLVSAVQRSPSPGPNSPVWLSRHLDGGAGKDLLESGSDNHSKNHSADEEDVDTDLETDRLLGHQRLDDQGYYDENKSWDRKPRSLLSKISPKQQIPSTKTRNGYNALLSSTPELPPPIPPKGQSGLGLGLTLGAGNGGKLLDLVGGMVQRSLSRSSSEHSEKSLSKMPISGGDLCAGGVDVVASTVAATSATVVASTPALGSPGNGGGSERSAAEMANPGGAVKLSEQEIGTINGGSVMPLGSGSGTGSGAGSGAGSGTGTNAAVVANSNANNNVGGGGGGGNNSSGSGAGSNSNSGEKKVKKSGAVLIEGVLFRAKYLGSTQLVCEGQPTKSTRMMQAEEAVSRIKAPDGDVQPSTEVDLFISTEKIMVLNTDLKEIMMDHALRTISYIADIGDLVVLMARRRFVPQDIDDAPKPNRTPKMICHVFESDEAQFIAQSIGQAFQVAYMEFLKANGIEDHRFVKEMDYQEVLNSQEIFGDELEIFAKKELQKEVVVPKAKGEILGVVIVESGWGSMLPTVVIANLMSSGAAARCGQLNIGDQLIAINGLSLVGLPLSTCQTYIKNTKNQTVVKFTVVPCAPVVEVKIKRPETKYQLGFSVQNGVICSLLRGGIAERGGVRVGHRIIEINNQSVVAVPHEKIVNLLATSVGEILMKTMPTSMFRLLTGQENPIYI; this is encoded by the exons ATGGTCAGCACAACATTGACAACACTGGCTGCTGGACAAACAACTAGTAGCAGTaatcaccatcaccaccaccatcacagccaccagcagcagcagcagcagcagcagcaggaccagtcgcagcagcagccgcatcaGCAGTTGCCCTACCAGCAACGCGGCTACTACGCACTGAACGGCAGCTTGGAGCTAGATTGCGACACCAGCAAcacgaacagcagcagcagcagcaacaacattggctaccagcaacaccagcagcagcagcagcagcaacagcaaccgcCGTTGATCCTGTCGCAGGCTCTGCTGTCGCCATCTCCGCCGCTTAACGATCAGATCAGCTTGCTATTCCCCAAGTGCCGAcccaaacagcagcaacagcaacagcagcaacagcagcaacagcagcaacagcaacagcagcaacttcaACCAGCacaacagcaccagcaacatgTCCACCCCACAGACGTGAATtccagctgcaacagcaaccgGAGTAGCAGCCCTACGACAGCGGGAGCGGTTGGGGAACCGTTGGCCAGCGTCAGTGTTAGTCCGCCGCCGCCCaaggccacgcccaccagcaGCACGCCCAGCTATTATAAGAGCGTGAACATTATAACGCAATCGCCACCGCCACACTCAGCATCCTCGCACTCCTCCGAATCGCTGTCCTCGGTGACGCCACGCATTTCCACGAATCCCTTTCTGTGTGCACCACTCACGCCGCCCACAccaccgcaccaccaccatcatcaccaccaccaacagcagcatcagcagaagcagcagcagccgaagcagcaacaccagacgcagcagcaggagcaacaggaGGAGGACACCACGGGCGAGTCAGTTGTGGAGCACAGCAGGAGCGGAGCGGCTGGCGAGGTGCTCGAGTATCCCGCCTCGTTCTACTACCATACGGTGGGCGATAGTAGGCGTGGGCCCGGCAGCTACACGGAGATGCCGCGAAAACGCAGCAGTGCGTTGCCCGCCAGCAACAggcagcaacagttgcacAACGGCAACGGGAGCCAGAATCCTTTCATCAAGGAGAACTACTGGGAGGCACCGCCGACAAGAGCCAGTTTGCTGCTCCACTCGCCCACGGAGTATTCCGAGgaaccacaacaacagcagcaaatccaacaacaacaacagcagcagcagcagcagcagcagcagcagcaacaacagcagcagcaacatttgcATGCCTCAGCCAGACGAGCTTACCACCAGCAGCGGGAGCAGGTTTACGGAATCAATCAGCGCccgcaacaacagcagcaacaaaatatACTGCGGGTGGGTCGGAGTCCAGTCAATCGCAGCTTTccacagcaacatcagcagcagcagcagcagcagcagcaacaacagcaacaacagcagcagcaacaacaaccacatcaACAGATTCCAACTGCCAGGAGCAATCCCTGTGCCGACGGGTTAACTCCGCTAGCCAGTCACTATCTATATGGCAGCAAGTCATCCTTGGATCAGCATCCCGGCGATTGGGAGCCGCGGGAGCAGCGCAAACTGAGGCTGCGCGAGGAGCGGGAAAGAGAGCGGGAAAGAGAGCGAGAAAGGGAACGAGAGCGGGAAAGAGAACACCTGTTGctggagcaacagcagcagttgcaactgcaggAAGTGCAGGTGGCCAGGGACAACCACCTCAGCCATTTGGCgggtcagcagcagcagcagcaacagcggaaGCGACACGTTTACGGCGAGGAGCGGGAAAGGGAGAGGGATCGAGAGCGTGACATGGATCGGGATCATCGCCTGGTCAATGGAAATGCAGATCCCAACGAAAGCTGGCAGC ATCTGCGCGTTACGACCGAAACTTTGGCGGAGGAGGGCGGCAAACACGGCAAGCCGGCGGACAAGGCCCAGCACCAGATGCACAATACGAACCAAAGTCAGAATTCGGATGTCAATGTCTACAGGGAGCACCAGCTGGACGCCTGGAAGCTGGAGCGCAGCTACACGCTGGCCGTGGAGTCGCGTCACGGCATCATTG AGTACGAGGGCTCGCCCAGACGCATTGGTGTAACTACCACCAGCAATTTGGGGGCAACTGGAGCGGCGgcggcatcagcagcagcggaCGAAAGCGAACCACCAGCAGCGGCAGAAggtgcagctgcagcaacagcaacatcgcAACCACAACAGCAGGTGCCCATGGCCACTGTACCACCGCTGAGCTCCACGGCTACCTCGCTCCAGAAGACGGCCGCCCGCGCAGCATTGGCTGCTCTGGCCCAGAGCCATCCACACAGCTCCCACAATATACTCAGCACCCTGCTTCCGCACTCTCCTAATCCAGTGAATCCCGGCCAGATGCACGCGGCGCAGCAGTCCATCCAGAACTATCCCGTGCGTCCTGGATTTCCGCAG CGCATTATCTCGCCGCCCAGTCGTGACCCGAGGAGCAGCTCCCCTcctctgcagcagcagcaatatcagcagcaacaacagcaacagctgcaacatcagcagcagcactttgCCAGTCTGATGAGCAGTCACAGTAACAACAACTCCAATACCAACAAACAGCCGCTGAGCAGCGACAATAATGCGGAGGACACCAGCAACGATGTGTCCGAGATTGGCACCATATCCGACCTGACCACTCCGGAGGCAGTGGGTCTGTCTATTGGAATCGCTGCAGGCGAGATGGCCAGCCGGGCGAGCACTCCACCGCAAACGGCACAAGCACCACCGACAGCAGTGGCGGGCAGCACTGCCAACGGAAccggaagcggaaacggaacAGCAACCGgaaatgcaacagcagcgggCAGCGGATTGGGTCCCTTGAGCCTGCACACGAAATCATCGACCTTCGATTATCTCTACGAGTTCTCGGAGACGCGCAAGGTGCTGGAGGAGTTTTTCAAATGCCCCTCCACCGACGAGCAGCCCATCATGGAAAATGGTAGCGATGTGGACAGCATT TACGAGTTCCACAGCAACTTTGAGCGCGACGAGGAGGATTTGGCCGAGGAGGAAGAAGCCGAAGACGACGAGGAGGTCGACGACGATGCCGACGAGGAAAACGATGAGGCCGAGGATGAGGACGAGCCGTTGGAACAGGATCGTGACCAGAACTACCGCGCACAGGCGCCTCCCCAATCCGGCCACATCGATTCCGAGCGCCTTGTTTACAGTGGTTATGGACAGCAGCCGCAATTGCAGGCACAGCTCACCGCTCAGCCGATGAGCGGGGCGAGACGACACTATAGCGGCAGTCCGCTAATGCGGGACTTTGACTTCTTCCTGGACTCGACCAGTCGGAGCAGCGGCGAGCGGGATGCCGACCAGGATGGGCTAAATCACAACCAGCTGCTGAGCACGAGCAGCGGACATGGCGGAGGCGTGGGCGTGAGCGGTGGATTAGGCGTGGGACCGGGTGGAGGTCACAATTACCGCTATTCGCCGGAAACCACCGACTACGATTCCAACTGCGGCGATCTGGACA GTCTCTCAGGGGAGATGAATGGCGGGGTGTCGACCTCCTGCTCAAACTACGCAAAGTTCTATGCCTCGGCCATGCCGGTCCTGGAGGATGGCCTCTCCTCCGGTCACACCAGTGACAccgagaacaacaacaacaaccagaagAACCTGCAGCAGTCGACGGTCAACCAGGGTGGCCAGTGCCCAACCAGCTTAAGCGGTAGCACTAGCATTGGTGGCAGTGGAGGCATCTCCATGCTGATGGACATGAAGCGCATCTCGACGAACCACAGCCTCAACAGCATGAATAACCAGaccaccaccgcctccacgACAACGGATAGCAATGGCGGCGTCGGCGGAGTGGGTCACCACCTGGTGGCCACACTGGTGGCCAGTCCCAACAATGAGCAGGCGAAGTCGCAGTGTCAAACGCAGCTGCAATCCCATCCGCCAAAGACATTGTCACTAGATCAGAGTCCCAGCAACCACAGTAAAGTGTTCAAGAACATTGATCCAGAGTTGGATTCGCTCTACTCGATCG GAGTCTTCCACCGTCCAGACACGGTGCAGATGACGCCACCTCCGCCCGCTCCGGCGCCACATCGAAAGCCCAACAATAATGGCTGCTCCAGTGGCGTTGTGAACACTAATGGCAGTCTAGCCGGTGGCAGCAACGACGTGGATTTGCTGCAGCCAAGCAGCAAGCACACTCCATTGGCGGCGGCCATTAGTTCCACGCTGCAGCGCAGTTCGCCCACTTCGACGATAACCGGCAATGGAATTGGAAACGGAAGTGGAAAGACCAGAAGCGCCGgcagcaattgcagcagcagcgccaacGGCGGCATGCCACCGCCCATTCCGGAGCGTACCAACCTCGTATCCGCAGTGCAAAGATCTCCATCGCCTGGCCCCAACTCACCCGTATGGCTATCGCGCCATTTGGACGGCGGTGCTGGAAAGGATCTGCTGGAATCCGGCTCGGATAACCACTCAAAGAACCACAGTGCCGACGAGGAGGACGTGGACACCGATCTGGAGACGGACCGCCTGCTAGGCCACCAGAGGCTGGACGACCAGGGCTACTACGATGAGAACAAGAGCTGGGATCGTAAACCGCGCTCGCTGCTCTCGAAGATCTCGCCCAAGCAGCAGATACCGAGCACTAAGACGCGCAACGGCTACAATGCCCTGCTCAGCTCCACGCCGGAGCTACCGCCCCCGATTCCGCCAAAGGGTCAGTccggattgggattgggtctCACTCTGGGTGCCGGTAATGGTGGCAAGCTGCTCGACTTGGTTGGCGGCATGGTCCAGCGCAGTTTATCGCGGAGTTCGTCGGAGCACAGTGAGAAATCGCTCAGTAAAATGCCAATTTCTGGCGGGGATCTGTGTGCCGGCGGCGTGGATGTGGTAGCCTCAACTGTGGCGGCCACCTCGGCAACGGTGGTGGCCAGTACGCCGGCGTTGGGAAGTCCAGGCAACGGGGGTGGCTCGGAGAGATCAGCTGCAGAAATGGCCAATCCGGGTGGAGCCGTTAAGCTGAGCGAGCAGGAGATTGGAACCATTAACGGTGGCAGTGTTATGCCATTGGGATCAGGATCGGGCACTGGATCTGGAGCAGGATCGGGAGCCGGATCTGGAACGGGAACCAATGCAGCTGTGGTGGCCAATAGCAACGCCAACAACAAcgtcggcggcggcggcggcggcggaaacaacagcagcggcagtggcgccggcagcaacagcaacagcggcgagaaaaaagtgaaaaaga GCGGTGCAGTGCTCATCGAGGGCGTTCTCTTCAGGGCCAAGTACTTGGGCTCCACGCAGCTGGTCTGCGAAGGTCAGCCCACGAAATCAACGCGAATGATGCAGGCGGAGGAAGCCGTCTCCAGGATAAAG GCACCCGATGGCGATGTGCAGCCCAGCACAGAGGTGGATCTGTTTATATCGACGGAGAAGATCATGGTTCTGAACACGGACCTCAAGGAGATCATGATGGATCACGCCCTGCGCACCATCTCCTATATCGCGGACATCGGGGATTTGGTGGTTCTGATGGCTCGTCGCCGCTTCGTTCCCCAGGACATCGATGATGCACCCAAACCGAATCGCACGCCCAAGATGATCTGTCACGTGTTCGAAAGCGATGAGGCGCAATTTATTGCCCAATCGATTGGTCAGGCCTTTCAGGTGGCCTACATGGAGTTCCTCAAGGCGAATGGCATTGAGGATCATCGGTTTGTCAAGGAGATGGACTACCAGGAGGTGCTCAACAGTCAGGAGATCTTCGGCGACGAACTGGAGATCTTTGCCAAGAAAGAGTTGCAAAAGGAGGTGGTCGTTCCAAAGGCCAAGGGCGAGATTCTGGGCGTGGTGATCGTGGAAAGCGGCTGGGGCTCAATGCTGCCCACCGTGGTAATTGCAAATCTGATGAGCTCGGGAGCTGCTGCCCGATGTGGACAGCTCAACATCGGCGACCAGTTGATCGCCATCAATGGACTGAGCCTCGTGGGTCTGCCGCTCTCCACCTGCCAGACGTACATCAAGAACACCAAGAACCAGACGGTTGTCAAGTTCACGGTGGTGCCATGTGCCCCAGTCGTCGAGGTGAAGATCAAGCGGCCGGAGACCAAGTACCAGCTGGGATTCAGCGTCCAAAACGGAGTG ATCTGCAGTCTTTTGCGAGGTGGCATTGCGGAAAGGGGTGGGGTTCGTGTGGGTCATCGCATCATCGAGATAAACAACCAGAGCGTGGTGGCTGTGCCCCACGAGAAGATCGTAAACTTGCTGGCCACTTCAGTGGGAGAG ATACTCATGAAAACGATGCCCACGTCCATGTTCCGCCTGCTCACTGGCCAGGAAAATcccatatatatttaa